From Acinonyx jubatus isolate Ajub_Pintada_27869175 chromosome B2, VMU_Ajub_asm_v1.0, whole genome shotgun sequence, a single genomic window includes:
- the TFEB gene encoding transcription factor EB isoform X1, which yields MASRIGLRMQLMREQVQQEEQRERMQQQAVMHYMQQQQQQQQQQQLGGPPTPAINTPVHFQSPPPVPGEVLKVQSYLENPTSYHLQQSRDQKVREYLSETYGNKFAAHISPAQGSPKPLPAASPGVRAGHVMSSSAGNSAPNSPMAMLHIGSNPEREFDVIDNIMCLDDVLGFINPETQMPNTLPLSSSHLNVYSGDPQVTASLVGVTSSSCPADLTQKRELTDAESRALAKERQKKDNHNLIERRRRFNINDRIKELGMLIPKANDLDVRWNKGTILKASVDYIRRMQKDLQKSRELETHSRRLEMTNKQLLLRIQELEMQARVHGLPTTSPSGVNMAELAQQVVKQELPSDEGPGEALLLEAEVPDPEPLPALPPQAPLPLPAQPPQPPSPFHHLDFSHGLSFGGGGDEVPPSYPEPLGPEHSSPFPNLSKKDLDLMLLDDSLLPLASDPLFSTMSPEASKASSRRSSFSMEEGDVL from the exons ATGGCGTCGCGCATCGGGCTGCGGATGCAGCTCATGCGGGAGCAGGTACAGCAGGAGGAACAGCGGGAGCGCATGCAGCAGCAGGCCGTCATGCATTAcatgcagcagcagcagcagcagcagcagcagcagcagctgggtgGGCCGCCCACCCCGGCCATCAACACCCCCGTCCACTTCCAGTCTCCACCACCTGTGCCTGGGGAGGTCCTGAAG GTGCAGTCCTACCTGGAGAACCCTACCTCCTACCACCTGCAGCAGTCCCGGGACCAGAAGGTGCGGGAGTACCTGTCCGAGACCTACGGGAACAAGTTCGCCGCCCACATCAGCCCCGCCCAGGGCTCCCCGAAGCCCCTGCCGGCTGCCTCCCCGGGGGTGCGGGCCGGACACGTGATGTCCTCCTCAGCCGGCAACAGTGCTCCCAACAGCCCCATGGCCATGTTGCACATTGGCTCCAACCCCGAGAGGGAG tttgatGTCATCGACAACATTATGTGTCTGGATGACGTCCTGGGCTTCATCAATCCTGAAACTCAGATGCCCAACACG TTGCCCCTGTCTAGCAGTCACCTGAACGTGTACAGTGGTGACCCCCAGGTCACAGCCTCCCTGGTGGGCGTCACCAGCAGCTCCTGCCCCGCTGACCTGACCCAGAAGCGAGAGCTTACAG ATGCTGAGAGCCGGGCCCTGGCCAAGGAGCGGCAGAAGAAAGACAATCACAACTTAA TTGAAAGGAGGCGGAGGTTCAACATCAATGACCGCATCAAGGAGCTGGGAATGCTGATCCCCAAGGCCAACGACCT GGACGTGCGCTGGAACAAGGGCACCATCCTCAAGGCCTCAGTCGATTACATCCGGAGGATGCAGAAGGACCTACAGAAGTCCCGGGAGCTGGAGACCCACTCTCGGCGCCTGGAAATGACCAACAAGCAGCTCTTGCTCCGCATCCAG GAGCTCGAGATGCAGGCTCGGGTGCACggcctccccaccacctccccatcGGGCGTGAATATGGCCGAGCTGGCCCAGCAGGTGGTGAAGCAGGAGCTGCCCAGTGATGAGGGCCCGGGGGAGGCCCTGCTGTTGGAGGCCGAGGTCCCGGATCCTGAGCCACTGCCGGCTCtgcccccccaggcccccctgcccctgccggCCCAGCCACCTCAGCCACCCTCCCCATTCCACCACCTGGACTTCAGCCACGGCCTGAGCTTTGGGGGCGGGGGCGACGAAGTGCCCCCAAGCTACCCCGAACCTTTGGGGCCAGAGCACAGCTCCCCGTTCCCCAACCTGTCCAAGAAGGATCTGGACCTCATGCTCCTGGACGACTCACTGCTACCGCTGGCCTCCGACCCTCTCTTCTCCACCATGTCCCCCGAGGCCTCCAAGGCCAGTAGCCGCCGGAGCAGCTTCAGCATGGAGGAGGGCGACGTGCTGTGA
- the TFEB gene encoding transcription factor EB isoform X2 has protein sequence MASRIGLRMQLMREQVQQEEQRERMQQQAVMHYMQQQQQQQQQQQLGGPPTPAINTPVHFQSPPPVPGEVLKVQSYLENPTSYHLQQSRDQKVREYLSETYGNKFAAHISPAQGSPKPLPAASPGVRAGHVMSSSAGNSAPNSPMAMLHIGSNPERELPLSSSHLNVYSGDPQVTASLVGVTSSSCPADLTQKRELTDAESRALAKERQKKDNHNLIERRRRFNINDRIKELGMLIPKANDLDVRWNKGTILKASVDYIRRMQKDLQKSRELETHSRRLEMTNKQLLLRIQELEMQARVHGLPTTSPSGVNMAELAQQVVKQELPSDEGPGEALLLEAEVPDPEPLPALPPQAPLPLPAQPPQPPSPFHHLDFSHGLSFGGGGDEVPPSYPEPLGPEHSSPFPNLSKKDLDLMLLDDSLLPLASDPLFSTMSPEASKASSRRSSFSMEEGDVL, from the exons ATGGCGTCGCGCATCGGGCTGCGGATGCAGCTCATGCGGGAGCAGGTACAGCAGGAGGAACAGCGGGAGCGCATGCAGCAGCAGGCCGTCATGCATTAcatgcagcagcagcagcagcagcagcagcagcagcagctgggtgGGCCGCCCACCCCGGCCATCAACACCCCCGTCCACTTCCAGTCTCCACCACCTGTGCCTGGGGAGGTCCTGAAG GTGCAGTCCTACCTGGAGAACCCTACCTCCTACCACCTGCAGCAGTCCCGGGACCAGAAGGTGCGGGAGTACCTGTCCGAGACCTACGGGAACAAGTTCGCCGCCCACATCAGCCCCGCCCAGGGCTCCCCGAAGCCCCTGCCGGCTGCCTCCCCGGGGGTGCGGGCCGGACACGTGATGTCCTCCTCAGCCGGCAACAGTGCTCCCAACAGCCCCATGGCCATGTTGCACATTGGCTCCAACCCCGAGAGGGAG TTGCCCCTGTCTAGCAGTCACCTGAACGTGTACAGTGGTGACCCCCAGGTCACAGCCTCCCTGGTGGGCGTCACCAGCAGCTCCTGCCCCGCTGACCTGACCCAGAAGCGAGAGCTTACAG ATGCTGAGAGCCGGGCCCTGGCCAAGGAGCGGCAGAAGAAAGACAATCACAACTTAA TTGAAAGGAGGCGGAGGTTCAACATCAATGACCGCATCAAGGAGCTGGGAATGCTGATCCCCAAGGCCAACGACCT GGACGTGCGCTGGAACAAGGGCACCATCCTCAAGGCCTCAGTCGATTACATCCGGAGGATGCAGAAGGACCTACAGAAGTCCCGGGAGCTGGAGACCCACTCTCGGCGCCTGGAAATGACCAACAAGCAGCTCTTGCTCCGCATCCAG GAGCTCGAGATGCAGGCTCGGGTGCACggcctccccaccacctccccatcGGGCGTGAATATGGCCGAGCTGGCCCAGCAGGTGGTGAAGCAGGAGCTGCCCAGTGATGAGGGCCCGGGGGAGGCCCTGCTGTTGGAGGCCGAGGTCCCGGATCCTGAGCCACTGCCGGCTCtgcccccccaggcccccctgcccctgccggCCCAGCCACCTCAGCCACCCTCCCCATTCCACCACCTGGACTTCAGCCACGGCCTGAGCTTTGGGGGCGGGGGCGACGAAGTGCCCCCAAGCTACCCCGAACCTTTGGGGCCAGAGCACAGCTCCCCGTTCCCCAACCTGTCCAAGAAGGATCTGGACCTCATGCTCCTGGACGACTCACTGCTACCGCTGGCCTCCGACCCTCTCTTCTCCACCATGTCCCCCGAGGCCTCCAAGGCCAGTAGCCGCCGGAGCAGCTTCAGCATGGAGGAGGGCGACGTGCTGTGA